The Flexivirga oryzae genome has a segment encoding these proteins:
- a CDS encoding restriction endonuclease subunit S, giving the protein MSTWRPVAVSELAENFDRFRVPIKSSDRVVGTTPYYGASGVIDWVEGQTHDGRYLLVAEDGENLRSRSTPIAFTTRGQIWVNNHAHVLRCPTPEETEFLGYALNLADIGGYLTGSAQPKLSRRALDSIILNVPPVAERIAIAEVLGALDNKIAANRRVADQSRELAALMVSAVEPRVPLADLADAKRSTVNPTAFGNDPVLHFSLPACDVGVPERVADPSEIKSAKFELVDPCVLVSKLNPRIPRIWDVTAVPDMRCFASTEFVVLHPTDGTTSVLAAALDDPRFSVALRGKVAGTSGSHQRVKPAELMATEVADVRTLPTETAESIGRLGELRASIVEENETLAATRDGLLPLLMSGKLRVKDAEKQVGEVV; this is encoded by the coding sequence ATGAGCACTTGGCGACCAGTCGCTGTCAGTGAGCTCGCGGAGAACTTCGACCGATTCCGTGTGCCGATCAAATCGTCCGACCGGGTCGTCGGGACGACCCCTTACTACGGGGCGTCGGGGGTCATCGATTGGGTCGAGGGGCAGACCCACGATGGGAGATATCTCCTCGTTGCTGAAGACGGGGAAAATCTGCGCAGCAGGTCGACGCCAATAGCGTTCACAACGCGTGGTCAGATCTGGGTGAACAATCATGCGCATGTGTTGAGGTGCCCGACGCCGGAGGAAACGGAGTTTCTCGGCTATGCCTTGAACCTTGCTGACATCGGCGGTTACTTGACTGGTAGCGCTCAGCCCAAGCTCAGCCGTCGGGCTTTGGATTCGATCATCCTCAACGTCCCGCCCGTTGCCGAGAGGATCGCGATCGCGGAGGTGCTGGGGGCGCTCGACAACAAGATCGCGGCCAATCGCCGCGTTGCGGACCAGTCGCGGGAGCTTGCCGCGCTCATGGTCTCCGCTGTCGAACCTCGCGTGCCACTCGCTGACCTCGCGGATGCCAAGCGGTCCACCGTGAATCCGACTGCGTTCGGCAATGATCCAGTGCTTCACTTCAGTCTACCGGCCTGCGATGTGGGGGTGCCTGAGCGTGTTGCCGACCCTTCGGAGATCAAGAGTGCGAAGTTCGAATTGGTCGATCCTTGCGTCCTCGTTTCCAAGCTCAACCCTCGCATTCCGCGGATCTGGGATGTCACGGCGGTTCCGGACATGCGTTGCTTTGCATCGACGGAGTTTGTGGTCCTCCACCCCACGGATGGAACCACCTCGGTGCTTGCCGCGGCTTTGGACGATCCGCGATTCTCCGTCGCATTACGAGGCAAGGTTGCCGGGACGTCTGGCAGCCATCAGCGGGTCAAGCCAGCAGAGCTCATGGCGACCGAAGTCGCTGATGTCCGAACACTTCCAACGGAGACGGCGGAGAGTATCGGCAGGCTTGGAGAGTTGCGGGCGTCCATCGTTGAGGAAAACGAAACACTCGCCGCAACGCGCGACGGGCTGCTGCCGCTGCTGATGTCGGGCAAGCTGCGGGTGAAGGACGCGGAGAAACAAGTCGGGGAGGTTGTCTAG